The following is a genomic window from Serratia ficaria.
ATGGCGATCGAAGAAAGCGCGCCGGAGAAGGTCGAATTCATGTGGGACGACTACCACCGTGAGCAGATCGCGGAAGTGGAAGCCGAAGCGGAAGACGACTGGGATGACGACTGGGACGAAGATGACGACGAAGGCGTCGAAATCATCTACCAGAAATAATCCTCCCGACAGGGCTCAGCAACGCTGGGCCCTGTTTATTTCCAGGCCTTGTCAGGCAGCCAGCATTGCGCATTCAGCCCGCTGGTGTCCCGCCGGTTTTCCAGCGTCAAACGCCCCTGATGCAGCTGCACGATGCGGATGACGATGTTCAGCCCCAGCCCGCTGCCGCCATAGCGCTGGTCCATGCGGCGAAACGCCTGGGTGAGTTCCCCCACCATGTTTTCCTTAATTCCCGGCCCTTCGTCGATCACCTGCAGCAGGTGACCGTTATCCCCCGCGGCCAGCCGTACCTGGATGGCGCTGCCTTCCGGGCCGTAGCGGTGGGCATTTTCGACCAGATTGCGCAGCAGCAGGCGCAGCAGCACCGGATCGCCGTGCACCCGGGCCTCTGCCGGCAATTGCCAGCGCAGCGTCTGCCGGCGCTGGGCGACCAGCTCGTCAAGCTCTTCGCGCAGCGGCTGGATCACCTCGGCCACCCAGTCGAAATGCTGATAGTGGCCGCTGGCAAAGTCTTGCCCGGCGCGTGACAGCATCAGCAGCTGCTCGACGGTGTGCATCAGTTGGTCGATGCGGGCGATCAGCGCGCGGCTTTCCCCTACGCCCTGTTTTTCCATCAGCTCCAGATGCAGCCGGATCCCGGCCAGCGGCGTGCGCAGCTCGTGGGCGGCGTCGGCGGTGAACAGCCGCTCCTGCCGGATGGTGTTGTCCAGGCGCGAGAACAGCTGGTTGAGCGCCGTGGTGACCGCCACCATTTCTCGGCTGTCGCTGCTGATTGGCAGAGGGGTGAGATTATCGGCGGAGCGTTTCTCCAGCCGTTGCTGCAGCTGGTTGAGCGGGCGAATAATCCAGCTGATGGCCCAAAAAGAGGCCAACAGCGTGACGATCATCATGATCAGCGAAGGGGCCAGCAACGAGGCGATGGCCTCGGCGATTTCGGTGTCGACGCGCTCGGTGCGCACCTTGGCGGACAAGGTTTCATCCACCAGGAAGCTGATTTGCTCCTGGCTTTCGTGCCACAACCAAAAGGCGCTGATAAGCTGAGTGACCAGCAGGATTAACGCCAGCATCAGCAACAGACGGCGGCGCATGCTGATCATGATGCCGGTTCCAGACGGTAGCCGATGCCGCGTACGGTGCGGATGCGGTCCTTGCCCAGTTTGCGGCGCAGGTTATGGATATGCACTTCCAGCGTATTGGAGCCCAAATCGTCCTGCCAGGTGTAGAGATCCTGCTGCAGCAGCTCGCGGTTGACCGTTTGCCCGGCGCGCATCATCAGCCGCGACAGAATGGCGAACTCTTTAGGCGTGACCTCCACCGGCTTCTGCTGCAGGTAAACCTGCTGGCTGGAGAGGTTGAGCTGCAGAGAGTCCACCTGCATCAGGTTGTCGCTGTGGCCCTGATAACGGCGTATCAGCGCCCGCACCCGCGCCTGCAGTTCGACCAGCGCGAAGGGTTTGACCAGATAGTCGTCGGCGCCGGCGTCCAGCCCGTCCACGCGGTCCGCCAGCGCATCGCGGGCGGTGAGGATCAGCACCGGCAGGTCAATCTGCTGCCGGCGCCACTGCCGCAGCAGGCTGGCGCCGTCCATATCCGGCAGGCCGAGATCGAGGATCACCATGCTGTACTGGCTGGTGACGAGCAGGCTGCCGGCCTCGGCCGCCGTGCCTGCGCAGTCGCAGGCATAACCGTCGCCGGTCAGCGCTAACGCCAGTCCCTGTTGCAGCAGCTCATCGTCTTCCACTATCAACAGCTTCATGGCGATCCTCAGTTGTTCTGATAAATGTCCCGGTACAGGCGGCTTTCGAAACGCACCAGCGGCGCGCGGCGCTGCCTTTGATCTTCCGGCGGCACGGCGTAGCCGGACAGGTATTGCACGAAGGCCATGCGCTGGCCGCTGGCGGTGGTGATGAAGCCCGCCAG
Proteins encoded in this region:
- the pmrA gene encoding two-component system response regulator PmrA encodes the protein MKLLIVEDDELLQQGLALALTGDGYACDCAGTAAEAGSLLVTSQYSMVILDLGLPDMDGASLLRQWRRQQIDLPVLILTARDALADRVDGLDAGADDYLVKPFALVELQARVRALIRRYQGHSDNLMQVDSLQLNLSSQQVYLQQKPVEVTPKEFAILSRLMMRAGQTVNRELLQQDLYTWQDDLGSNTLEVHIHNLRRKLGKDRIRTVRGIGYRLEPAS
- the pmrB gene encoding two-component system sensor histidine kinase PmrB is translated as MISMRRRLLLMLALILLVTQLISAFWLWHESQEQISFLVDETLSAKVRTERVDTEIAEAIASLLAPSLIMMIVTLLASFWAISWIIRPLNQLQQRLEKRSADNLTPLPISSDSREMVAVTTALNQLFSRLDNTIRQERLFTADAAHELRTPLAGIRLHLELMEKQGVGESRALIARIDQLMHTVEQLLMLSRAGQDFASGHYQHFDWVAEVIQPLREELDELVAQRRQTLRWQLPAEARVHGDPVLLRLLLRNLVENAHRYGPEGSAIQVRLAAGDNGHLLQVIDEGPGIKENMVGELTQAFRRMDQRYGGSGLGLNIVIRIVQLHQGRLTLENRRDTSGLNAQCWLPDKAWK